One Parashewanella spongiae genomic window, AAGCCATTATTCACGAAATTACTCAAGACAGTCAGGGAAAGCTGCGTTGTCGGCTGCGCCCTCAACCGCTATTAAACAGCCAAGCTGCAGAGCATATGCTTGAGGAACTTCATCAAATCTACACAAGTAAGGCTGGAAAAGGGTTTGGCTATTTTGGTGTTCATGGTGAAGATGGTGAGGCAAACTCTGCTTTTTCTGATGCATTAACAAAATATCGTGATAATGAATTAGGCTTTGTTGAGTTTTCAGGTCAAAGTAGCAAATTATTACAAGATGAACTGTCAAAGTATGACTTTAGCCAAGGTGGCTTTTTACTGATGGCTTGTTATACCAGTATCACGAGTGATTATTTGTTCGTTGCACTGTTAAATGCCAAATCGTCGATGACGGTACTTGATGATATGGAGCTAACAGAAAATAACCATCTTGATTTAAGCAACATTCAATTAGCAGCACGAATTGATTTAACCGAACTTCAAGCTGAGCCTGACTCGAAAAAGTATATCTCTTTTATTCGTGGGCGAGCTGGTCGAAAAGTGGCTGATTTCTTCTTGGACTTCATGGGATGTGTGGAAGGCGTCAATACTAAATCTCAGAATAAAAGCTTAATGAATGCCGTAGAAGATTTTGTTTCAGGTAACGAACTGACAAAAGAAGAAAGTCAGCAGGTTCGAGAGAAAGTTTACGATTATTGTACTGAACGTTCAGACGAAGGAAATGATATAGATCTTAAGCAGCTTACCGAAGAGCTCAGCGAGACAGGAATGGATTCATTTTACGATTTTGCTAATGGTGGTGAATACGAACTGGATGACGCCTTTCCTGCGGATAAAGCAACGTTAAGGCAGCTTAAGAAGTTTTCTGGCGCTGGTGGTGGAGTCAGTTTGAGTTTTGATGGTAATCATTTAGGCGATAGAGTGATTTACGATCCGATCTCAAACACCATTATGATAAAAGGTGTTCCAGCAAACCTTAAAGATCAACTTGATAGACGCCTAAAGGGTGAATAACAAAATTTATTTTTAATGCAAAACATAAAAAGCCAAACCGTTAATAGCGATTTGGCTTTTTGATCACAATTTTACGATTGGTGGTTATACCAATTACAGTAATTAAATGCTCAACTCAGAGCTATGTAAGTACCTGAGTATAAGTTATTGAGTACTTTTTTGTTCATAGTTTGAGTTCAATACAAGACGTGGGGAGGGACGCATAGCCGTAGCTATGCAACCTGAGACACAACGCTGTAGAGTGCTTAAGATATGAGCAAAATGTTTAATAATTTATCGTCAGGTATTTATGTGCTCAAAGTGCAATCGAAATTGATGAAGGCATAGTTGTTAGCGACATACAAAGCTGTCGTTATTACATTGCTACGTCAAGACAATTTTGAAAAGTATTCTTTATAAACCAAAGTGAGCACATACAAGCTCCCGAAGGGCAAGGCTAAAGGGTTCCATTACTGCGTTACAAGCACTTGAATTATCCCGACAAAAGCACGAAGTGCGTTGAACGCCAGCTTTGTATGGCGGTCGTTAGGGCATATAGTACTTCGAGCTTGTGCCTTGCACTGAACCCCTCTAGTTCTTGCTGAGTGAGAGATTAATTACTGTAATTGGTATTATCTATCAAACACTAATCGTTGACCGAATTGACGATTGATGAACTTTTCTCCATCGAAAAGATGATTACCATTAACCCAAGTACCAATAATACTGGACTGGAAATTATAGCCATCAAACGCTGACCAACCACAATGGTAGCGAGTGTTTTCTTTATTCGCATGAAAGGGTTTATTCAAATCGATCAAAGTTAAATCTGCATTATAACCCTCGCGTAAATACCCACGATCTTTCAGTTGGAAGCGTTCAGCGACAGCGTGACTGGTCTTTTGAACAATTTTTTCCAAACTAAAATGGCCATTGTGATAGTGTTCAAGCACAGAAATTAAAGCATGTTGTACCAGAGGAAGACCTGATGGCGCTTTAAAATAGCTTTCTGCCTGCTTTTCTTCCCAAGTATGCGGAGCATGATCAGTGGCAATAATGTCAATGACATCATTATTAACTGCATCAATAAGAGCCTGCTGATCGGCTGCTGTTTTTATCGCCGGGTTACATTTAATTAAGCTGCCCAGCTTCTCGTAGTTGCTATCATTGAAAAATAAATGATGAGCACACACTTCAGCAGTAATGTTCGCGCCTTTAAGATCGGCGAGTTGTTTATTTTTTTCAAACAAATACAATTCATCAGCGGTAGTCAAATGCAATACGTGCAGACGAGCTTTATGTTTTATAGCAAGGCTAGTGGCTAATCTAGAAGAAGCAAGACAAGCTTCTCTTGAACGAATTTCACCATGTAAATTCATTGGTATAGCATCACCATATTTAGCACGAGCAACTTCTTCATTAGCTTGAATGATAGGAGATGATTCACAGTGGGTTGCAATTACGGTAGGTGAGTTTGCAAAAATACCATTAAGGGTATCTTCATTATCGACAAGCATATTACCTGTAGACGCGCCCATAAAGACTTTAACGCCGCAAGCTTGGTTTGGATTTAGGCGTTTAATTTCTTCTAAATTATCGTTAGTAGCCCCTAAATAAAAACTGTAGTTGGCTAATGAGCTTGCAGCTGCGCGATGATATTTGTCTTCTAGTGCGTCTAAATTGGTTGTTTGAGGGTTTACATTAGGCATTTCCATGAAACTTGTAATCCCACCAGAAATGGCGGCACGAGATTCACTCGCGATGGTGCCTTTATTTGGAAAGCCTGGCTCTCTAAAGTGCACTTGGTCATCAATCATGCCAGGAATAAGATAATTCCCTTGTGCATCTACAACTTTTGCATCAGCAGGTGCAGTGATCTGACGCGCAATTTTACTTATTCGACCACCTTCGATTAATAAATCTTGTGTGGAAATTTGACCTTCATTTACCAGTTGAGCATTACAAATTAGTGTCTTCATAGGGTACCTAATTTTAAGTGACGACTCGTTAGTCTTAGTTCGAGTTTCTCATACAGAGGTGATTTATATGATACCTCAACTGACTAAATTTTGTGGGTTAAATCACATAAAATGAGAATATATGAGTAGCACTCATAGGTAAAAATTATCTTCTCGCTAACCTAAGTAAAATTAAGTAAAATTACAGGTTCGATTTTATACTTGTGCTGCTCCAATTGGATTTTTGAGCGGGTTATAAGTATCTGTATTCAGGTTTGTTGGCCTTCGCCGATGGAGCCTTAATTTGGCAGACTGTTTTTCTGTCGAGGAGTATTATGCTGTTGTTTGTAAAAGATCTTACTGTAATTGATTTTTCATATTTATGTGAAAAGCGTGGAATGATCGGAGAGAGTTGGATCGTTGATGTTGTGCTTGAGGGCGGCCTTGATGAGCAAAATATGGTTCTTGATTTTGCAAAAGTTAAGCGTGCAATTAAGAATACAATTGATGACGTCGCTGATCATAGATTACTTGTACCTGTTCATTCTGACGCGACGCAGTTTGAACAAACGATTGATAAGACATTTGTAGATTTCGAAAGTGAGGTTGGTGCATTGCACTTGGCTTGCCCTGATGAAGCGTTCGCTTTTATTAATTCAGATTCAATTACCTACGAGAGTGTCGTTGACTTCTTGCGTATCGAGCTTGGAAAAGTGCTGCCTGATAATGTTGAAGGAATAGAGCTTACCCTTCGAACAGAAGCACTAGATAAACCCTTTTACCATTACAGCCATGGCTTAAAAAAACATGATGGAAATTGCCAACGAATTGCTCATGGGCACAGAAGCCCAATATCAGTGTATGAAAATGGCGTAGAATCAATGAAGTGGAATGAATATTGGGCTGAACGTTGGCAGGATATTTATTTAGGTAGTAAAGAAGACATCTATGATGTAATGGCATTAACACTTTCTGAAAACGCTAAAGTTAGTTCAGATGAACACTATGGGTTTAGCTACGTTGCACCACAAGGTTTATTTCAATTAGCCATTCCTAAGTCATGCTGCGAAATAATTCCTCATGACACTACAGTGGAATTACTGGCCGAATTTGTTGCAAATGATTTATCTGCGCAAAGACCAGACAGTGATTTTAAAGTTGTTGCTTTCGAAGGTGTTGGTAAAGGAGCAATTGCTTCTAAAGCTAAACAATAGCAAATTGCTTTTTCAATCGAAATAAATTTATTATACGACCTGTAATCATTAATAATATGGGTCGTAAATGAAATCACCGTTGGTTTTCTTATCGTTATTCCTTTGTTTCTCAAATTTATCACTTGCTGAAGTGACCACCGTGGAAAATCAAGTTCAATTTAATGGTGATTTTAAGCAAGGTGCATTGATCCGAGCCAAAGTTACGCCTAACTCTAAAGTAACCCTTAATGGGAGAGTGCTTAACCTCGCTCCATCGGGTGACTTTGTTTTTGGTTTTGGGCGTGATGCAAAAGTAAAACATGAATTGAAAGTAGTATATCCCAACGGTTTGGCAGAAATAAAGCCGATTACTCTTGTCGCTCAAAAATATAATATTCAGCAAATAAAAGGGATCAGTAAAACCATCATGCAACCCGATCTTAAAGCGATTGCAAGATCTAAAAAAGACAGTAAACAGGTCAGAGAAGCTCGACATATCCATTCGACAAACAAAGCCGTTTTTAGTGATTTTATTTGGCCGTTAACTGGACGGATTTCTGGAGTATATGGGAGTCAGCGGGTGTATAACGGAAAGCCTGGGAGGCCACACTTTGGTGTTGATGTCGCGGCGAAAACGGGAACTGTAGTTATCGCACCCGCCGACGGCGTTGTCTCCCTTGCTGTTCCTGACATGTTTTATTCTGGAGGAACCTTGATTATTGATCATGGCTATGGCGTGAGTTCGAGCATGCTGCATCTCAGTAAGTTATATGTAAAAAAAGGTCAACGAATTAATAAAGGTGATGAAATTGCTGAAGTGGGCGCGACAGGAAGAGCAACAGGACCGCATTTAGATTGGAGACTAAATTGGTATCAAGAGCGGTTAGATCCAACTACTATCGTCTCTGATATGAAAACGGCAATAAAACAAAATTAATAAGTCTTATACAAATTACAGTAATTAATAGTATGGACTCTCCTCACTCCCCCTCGGCGTCAAAATACGCCATGATATGTGGAGGAAAAAGCAACGAAACTTAATGAGGAGAGTCACATGGCTAAAATAACAATCGGAATTGATATTGCAAAGAACATTTTTCATTTAGTGTTTATTAGGGTCTGTTGAACTTTCAGGATTAAATTTTGTGCTATTTGAGCATTTATCTGTTCAATGCGTGAGCAGTGATGCTTAGCCATCTAAGTGAGCTGGTCACAACACAGAACAGTGAATGCTCAAAAGCATCGAAAAAAGAGAGAGCGTAAATTGGTCGCTCTTTCTAAATCAAAGGTGCTGCGTTATCGTTTTCTTATTTGGAAACGAAGTAACGACAGTTTTGTATGTCGATAATAACCAAACCTCACAAACTCTGCCTTGCATAAAATAACCAATTTATCGCTGCAAAAACAATCACGAAAGCTCAAGAGTCCCTAACGCATCTGGAAAGGTCATTAAACGAGTTAAGCGTAAGCCTCAAGAGTTGCTGAAGTTTATAGTGAACACTGAGCCTTCAATTATTGTTATGGAAGCTTGTGGCAGTACCTATCATTGGGCGAGAGAATTTAACAAGCTGGGTCATGAAGTGAAAGCCATCGCACCTCAGTACGTAGTGCCTTTTAGAATGGGGAACAAGAACGATTACAACGATGCTTTGGCAATAGCGGAAGCATCTCAACGAAACTCTATGCGTTTCGTCCCTATTAAAACGGTTGAGCAGCAAGGAATACAAGTACTGCACCGAATAAGAGAGCAACGGACTAAAATGAAAACAGCGCTAGGCAATCAAATCCAGGAATTGGACCAATTATTGCGACCATTTTATATGCCTCAATGGGAGATGGTAATCAGTTCAAAAATGGTCGACATTTCAGTGCTTGGCTTGGCATTGTGCCTAAACAGTACACATCGGACGACAACCCGAACTTAAAAGGGGTAAGTAAGCGTGGCAATGCGTATTTAAGAAAACAATTGATTAACGGTGCTCGCTCTGTCATCACTCGGGTAGAGACGAAAAACGACCGAGTGAGCCGCTGGTGTCAGGAACTAAAGCAAGGCTTGCCGTTCAACAAAGCCGTTGTTGCTTTAGCCAACAAAATGGCTCGTATGGCTTGGGCAATGCTTAACCACAACGAAGAATACAAGCTGAAAATAGCTTAACAGTAAGAAAGAGAATGAGTAGCAAAGCTACTAATTAAGGTTAATGTTCAACGGGTTGCTCCAGAATTTGCAGCACATTAATTGATGAAAAACGGTTCAGCACCGCTCTATTGAAACCTGATAGTACCTAAGACCGTTATAGGTCGTGATAATTGATAAGGTAATAGGAGCGGATAACCATCAAGGCTACAAGGTTAATCTTTTGATAAATAAGCCGAATATATGACAGTAATGAATCCTGTTTTTTAATAATTAATGCCATTGCAAATGGGAGAGTCCATATATGGTATTATTAAAAAATCGCGAGATAGTTTATAGCTACCTCGCGATATATAGCAATGATTACAACCATAAACTATTGAGGTTTGGCTACAACAGATTGTCCAATAGGAGCAAGGCTTAGCAACGCCAGTTTGAGGTGCTGTATTCCAAATGGAATACCTATAATAGTGACAAAACAGGCAACAGCGTGAGTAAGGTGACCAATCGCTAACCAAATTCCAAATAAAAGGAACCAAATTACGTTACCAATAGTTCCAAATAGGCCAGTGCCAAAGTCTTCTCGGCCATAAAGTGTTCGACGGTTTATTTGTTCATTTCCGAAAGGCCAAAAAGCCATCTCGCCGATTACGAAACATGATCTGCCAAATGGAATGCCTATGATACTAATAAAGCAAAGAAGCCCCGCTAACCACCAAGCTAAACCCATCACAAAACCACCTAGAATGAACCACGCAATGTTAAAAATCAATCTAAAAACAGCCAATAATAGCTCCAAAATTAGTTATTGTTGGTAAAGATAAAGCGATAATCATGCCAATATGATAACTCTATGATTTTACTGAAAACCAGCATTGATTTTGATAAGATAGCTCAATATGAAATCGTAAGAAATACTATTAAGTGATGAAATTAACTCATAGCCCAGTCGATGAAATGCAGTTCTCAGAAACGAAGATATTCGTTAAACGAGATGATTTATTACATCCAGAGTTTAGCGGGAATAAGGCAAGAAAATTTAAGTACTTTTTAGACAGTGATTTATCAGGCATAACCAAATTAATTGGTTATGGTTCTTGCCAAGCCAATTCACTCTATTCTTTATCATGTTTAGCGAAGCTTAAAGAAATTCAATTAGATTTTTATGTTGATAAAATTCCTGAATATTTAAAAGAAAACCCTGCTGGAAATTTTTCTGCTTCACTCAAAAATGGTGCAAACATTCTTGAGGTTGACTCGGAGAAAGTTAAACAAAAAGGAGGGAAATTAGAGTGGCTTGAATTTATCAATCATGGGTATGAAGACCAAATTCTCATACCTGAAGGTGGG contains:
- a CDS encoding dihydroorotase yields the protein MKTLICNAQLVNEGQISTQDLLIEGGRISKIARQITAPADAKVVDAQGNYLIPGMIDDQVHFREPGFPNKGTIASESRAAISGGITSFMEMPNVNPQTTNLDALEDKYHRAAASSLANYSFYLGATNDNLEEIKRLNPNQACGVKVFMGASTGNMLVDNEDTLNGIFANSPTVIATHCESSPIIQANEEVARAKYGDAIPMNLHGEIRSREACLASSRLATSLAIKHKARLHVLHLTTADELYLFEKNKQLADLKGANITAEVCAHHLFFNDSNYEKLGSLIKCNPAIKTAADQQALIDAVNNDVIDIIATDHAPHTWEEKQAESYFKAPSGLPLVQHALISVLEHYHNGHFSLEKIVQKTSHAVAERFQLKDRGYLREGYNADLTLIDLNKPFHANKENTRYHCGWSAFDGYNFQSSIIGTWVNGNHLFDGEKFINRQFGQRLVFDR
- a CDS encoding M23 family metallopeptidase, translated to MKSPLVFLSLFLCFSNLSLAEVTTVENQVQFNGDFKQGALIRAKVTPNSKVTLNGRVLNLAPSGDFVFGFGRDAKVKHELKVVYPNGLAEIKPITLVAQKYNIQQIKGISKTIMQPDLKAIARSKKDSKQVREARHIHSTNKAVFSDFIWPLTGRISGVYGSQRVYNGKPGRPHFGVDVAAKTGTVVIAPADGVVSLAVPDMFYSGGTLIIDHGYGVSSSMLHLSKLYVKKGQRINKGDEIAEVGATGRATGPHLDWRLNWYQERLDPTTIVSDMKTAIKQN
- a CDS encoding 6-pyruvoyl trahydropterin synthase family protein — its product is MLLFVKDLTVIDFSYLCEKRGMIGESWIVDVVLEGGLDEQNMVLDFAKVKRAIKNTIDDVADHRLLVPVHSDATQFEQTIDKTFVDFESEVGALHLACPDEAFAFINSDSITYESVVDFLRIELGKVLPDNVEGIELTLRTEALDKPFYHYSHGLKKHDGNCQRIAHGHRSPISVYENGVESMKWNEYWAERWQDIYLGSKEDIYDVMALTLSENAKVSSDEHYGFSYVAPQGLFQLAIPKSCCEIIPHDTTVELLAEFVANDLSAQRPDSDFKVVAFEGVGKGAIASKAKQ
- the yejK gene encoding nucleoid-associated protein YejK; this encodes MTISIDQAIIHEITQDSQGKLRCRLRPQPLLNSQAAEHMLEELHQIYTSKAGKGFGYFGVHGEDGEANSAFSDALTKYRDNELGFVEFSGQSSKLLQDELSKYDFSQGGFLLMACYTSITSDYLFVALLNAKSSMTVLDDMELTENNHLDLSNIQLAARIDLTELQAEPDSKKYISFIRGRAGRKVADFFLDFMGCVEGVNTKSQNKSLMNAVEDFVSGNELTKEESQQVREKVYDYCTERSDEGNDIDLKQLTEELSETGMDSFYDFANGGEYELDDAFPADKATLRQLKKFSGAGGGVSLSFDGNHLGDRVIYDPISNTIMIKGVPANLKDQLDRRLKGE
- a CDS encoding YccF domain-containing protein, with amino-acid sequence MAVFRLIFNIAWFILGGFVMGLAWWLAGLLCFISIIGIPFGRSCFVIGEMAFWPFGNEQINRRTLYGREDFGTGLFGTIGNVIWFLLFGIWLAIGHLTHAVACFVTIIGIPFGIQHLKLALLSLAPIGQSVVAKPQ